GTTGGAATACATATGGAGTGTAATGCCTGCAAACAAAAGTTAGAGGTCAGTATCATAGCCTTGCAGCAGCAACAATTCCTCCAAAATAGGGCAAAGTTTAGTTAATGTTTTAACCGACTGTTTCACTGCGGCACCGACTCTCTTAGGAGGGCGTGGCACATGCTGATATCAGCCCTTACTGGGGTACCCTCCTAAACTGCTACACTCATTCACCGAACCAGATAGAAATGTCAGCAAATGTATGGCTCCTGCATATATACACAAACTTTATCAACGAAGGAGTCCCCTCGCCATTTCCTACCTACAGCACACAATGGAAGAATTTCAAGCCATATGATTAGTCGTACCATCAAATCAAAGCGACCTCTCACATGGCCAAAAACGTCAGTTGGATAACGATCCTATGATATCATTTTATGGAATAAGAGAATGTGCAATATTAACCAGGAGGGGGGTGGGGAGCTAAGAAACGAGATTCACAAAGAGAAATATTTCGTAGGGTCCCCTTGCCAACGAGGGCAAGTTTAACTCTAACCCCACTTTTGATCTCCCAAAAATTAAGACCAACCTCCCTCTCCCTGTGGAGGGGAAGCTCTCTCTGTTAGTTACTTCTTATAATTACGTACCCCCTAGATCCGCCCCTGTTGTCTTAGGGTGTCTTTGGTGTTCGATTGAGCTTGTTCAGGAATAAGAATATGAAGGTTTACTTCTAAAAATTACATCCACGAGAATTTTGAGGTTATCAGAATACAACGGggaatttcagcatcgtttcccGTCAAATTGTTAAAGACGtatcttcctaaatttacctccaaagaaaaatctggaggtgataccgtttattcttattccagaatagagTGAATCGAACGCGCCCTTAGCAGTAAGCAATAAGTTAAAATGTCACGTGACCAGATAGGTGAATTGGTGTTGGCTTTCGTACTACTTACTGTTAGTTCTTTGTTGTATCTTTGATGGCATACTAAATCATGTTTTATTGATTTTAAATTAATCCAAAAAAGAAATGAGTATCAATGTTGGTTAGACATGAGTGGAATTTGAATCTTAAAGTCAGCGTactaaaaaaaagttaaacacAACCCCCCAACTTTTCATATAAAAATTTACATGTTACCCTCCTCCCTTAGACTATAAGTTTACATGGTGTGTCTCCTCGTTTTTCACTTTCTACCCACCTCCACTCCCCACGATCCTGATAAAAAAATTTAAGCgtcgtttttgagccacggacggaaacgGAAGTGAATATTTTTCATaacaggacagtggtctctttcagattttcaaactaatcgtctctattagtgaaaagatacttaacaatagaAACACAGTAGtgagaagacaagttaaataggaaaagaGGTGACTTCCAGTTGCCatctgtggctcaaaaacgtcgcaaGCTTAACCTCTGtagagagctttagcaatgacaacggcaacggcaaggaaaacgtcacttggaaATAAACACTTGCCTAATTGTTTCTATTTgtgattgtcccatcttgttcgcgttTTATAATTTTGACAAAGTACGCTATAACTGGATTGGTGTGTGCGCCGTggaattaaatacagagaattaaagctgTACATTTGTACGCCCAAGTTGTGATCAAAACAgtaaacattgtaatttcacgttgttgttttgcagggGATGcccacggacttgttcataagagcgtgccgcacgtgcagcacacttattttcctcactcgaccaattaaattgtttatttgtggcgttgtaGTTGCCTTccccgtcgtcgatgctaaagctcccttgTATTACGGCGACggcaacgacggcaacgacggcaacggtaacgaaaacgtcacttgaaaataaacatttgagaaatggtgACTTTTTTTGTGATTATTGGTTCTTGCTCGCATCCTTAGTTTATTGTTAACAGAggacgctgcaaatggactggtacaAGCGCCGTTAAAGTCAatataaagaatgaaagatttactgttctgtattcacgttgtcgttgaaactttaaatttggaaatttcaagttgtcatttggcagactacatcagagaattgtactaaagtgcgtgccgcacgtgcagcacgattatttttcgttaTTCAACCAAtcggatcattgttttctggcgtcgtcgttgccgttgctgtcgtccttgtttgtaatagggagctttagcataaACAACGggaacggcaacaacaacacCGCAAATTtagaatctgattggtcgagtgcCGAAAAATAACGTGGCGCACgggcggcacgcactttagaacaagtccgtgccgttttcagaataacaacgtgaaattaccacatttgcggttttgaTGACAATTTGAGCAAATGACcctaaatctttaattctctgtgtGTAATTTAACTGCGCGCACAGTTGTGGCGTACTTCGCCAACATCGCACAATACGAATAAGAGGGGATAATCGGAAAATAGTACAATCCCGCgaatgtttctttttaagtgATGTTTTCCTTCCCGTGGCAGTCATTATCGCTGAACTCTCTAATTATTCCACCGACCTTaaagacagaaaaaagaaaaacaattacatATGAAGGTTTTTGGAATCCTTTAAATGAACCACAGCTTTTCTTAAACGGAGTTTCCCCTAAATGCACCTAGTTGTCTGCAAAATCTAATGACATTTGGACGGCGATGCATGGCTGACGAAAAGGCGCGCATAAATCGGCGTTGTTTGAAGGGAGTGTGAATAAAAATGAGACATCTTGAAATGATGTTGTGTAAACGGCTCATGTCGGAATTAGttaaaaaatgtttgtcgaTTGTTGACTTTCAACCAAATGTATATTCTCAGCGCTAGTCACTTTGGATTCAAAATGGATTCTTCAAGTGATGGCAAAATTACTTTTCGTcatagaaataaaatactcgCATGGAGGTATTGATTGTGCTGTGGTAAGACAGACATCGTTTCTGTTGAAGGTGCCCAGGTTTGTTGGTGACGCAGATTTGACAACAAGACGAGAaatcagttggttagagcatcgcaccagcatcgtgaggtcacgggttcaaaccctgttgaagtcttgactttttcaggcttccctaagcaattgctaaaattgcgttcacaactgctaggatcatagcttacttgacttcatatccgcagttcaatatatggttCATTCCATATACAATTTCATCAAAGATGACTTTCTCACAGTTTCGAGACCCACTTTCAGGTGCAGATTTTCTTGTATTAGAATTATTCATTGTGTCTGTGGGCGGTGGTAAGGCAGGTGGGTGGAGGTGGGAATACCGATTAAACTTAGAAAGAGACAATGAGACGTTATCTTGGAATGTTTTTTGTATAAGCGGCTCATGTGTGTGGGGTGGGAACAGGGGGACAGGAGTCCGGGAGAATAGGGGGCGGGagaggtacgggaggcgggagagaaATGGGCGGGAAGAGGGAGTTCAAAGAGGGCGGGATGTGAGAGTGAAATGCAAAACGCTACTCATTTCTATATTTAAATGATTTTCATTTCGTGATCCCAACAAACTCAGGACTGATTTCTGGAAACGCGTATTTATCAGGTTATCAAAGTACGAGACACTGCATGTCAGAACTATTAAGATCGTCGTCACTTATAGAGGACGTCAGAAACAAATTTGACGTGAAAATGGACTGAAATGATAGAATTCTAAAACAAGATATACAAGAAAGTCAAGTAACTCAAACCTTCATTAAACTGAGACCTCATGAAAATACTAATCTGGGGCAAATCATTTAAACACAAACCTAGCTTAATTACCAAGATGTGTTTTGAGTCTCCTAATTTATAGGGGACGGGAGCAGGACTAAATAGGGCGGGAGCCGGAAGATAAAGGTACAGAAAGTGGGAGAACAAGGTACAGGAAGCGCGAGGTTCtgacccccctgtcccccccaCTCATGTCGCCATGAGTTTAACAATATTTGTTGAATATTGAGTTTCAACCAAATGTATATTCTCAGTGCTTGTGACTTTCACTTCAAACAGATTCTTAGAGTGATGCCAAAATTAATTTTCGTCCATCGATTTCACATATACTCAGGTGTATAGCTCGACTTTTTTTCGGTTTACGCAGAAAAAGTGGGAAATCGAGCGCCCAAGGACAGAGCTCTGGGAAAGGATGTCTTTTGCGTTAATACTTTCTgatattttgtagtttttcaaACCCTCTTAACTTCAAGTAAGATATCATGAAGCAACTGAGAAAAACCTGAAAAGTATACAACCCATGCAGTATATTGTCATTAATAATTAACTGCACCAGACTGGGGAACGAGTGTGTAGTAAAACTACCTTTCTTCAATGAGCCTTGTTAAACGCGATGGACTGTGACTAATTTGCCCTCAGCTGTTCAATAATGTCCTGTCTTTGCTATATTTCAGTTGTCAATGTGGTTCCTGATTGTTCTGACTTGATAGAGCTGGGGAGCTAATCACTTGGTACAAACTCAACCTAGTCCACTCTCTTTTTGAGGGCTGGCTACTCAGGCCACTCAAAATATAGGTTCTGTGAACAATGAATGACGTGTACTTTTTGTGTGGCAAAAAATCTGACAACCAGTCAATTTTGAAAAGCATACGAAAAAAGAAGTGAGAGAACAGGTCTTAGAGCCTCGATTTCCGGGATAGACGATTCAACGTGACGCAAAACGAATCTGCGAAACGCGTTTGGCATTATGGATACTACGGTGTGACGTTTTAAAATAGCACAGCAGAAACGCTGAGCATCCTGTTCGGAACAAGGCAGAGGTTTTGACTCCTCCATCGACGCAATGTAAATACTAGAATTTTAGTTTGGGGGAACAAATAACCAGCAGTGAATGAAGTGTGGAGTTCTCAGTCAGAACTTTCCCCTACCCAATTGTGTTGCTGAGAGTCACTCCCAACAAGTCAATGGTGATTTCGAAACCTCTCAGAATCCCTTAAAATATAACCTTTGAGACAAAATCAGCAAGTTTAGTCACTGTTGATCCATAGCGTATATTGAAATAAAATCCGTTAGGAACTTTTAGAGTGCGAGTAGTCTCTCGAACTTTCTAGCGAACAAATTGAGGATAACTATAACTTTAAGTTCTTAGACTACGAGTAGACTCTTATTTCGGTGAACAAATAAGAGAGCGTACTATCTGTCGTTAGTAAATCCAACtcgtggtctattatcaatgctgcgttctgttTAGTCGAGCTATTACTAAGccatatgttatagcccactagtaacGAAAAGCGCcagctttgaaaaccaaaacaatggctgCTGAATGGCgtttgcgaaagatgttttttcctgatgtttttttaccaactagttggattttattgactcagagcccattagGGCTCGAGGAATATTTGTTAAATGCACGCGCGTTGCGTGTCCTCCAAGTTACACGCAAAGCGTGTATTTCGCCCGATCTCTTATTTTTTTTCGCCGAAATTCAGTAGAGGTTACTCGCAGTCGAGGAAATTTAGGTAAGAAATCTTGTGAATTTGCTCCTATGGCAGCTCAAAGACGACCTGTGTGTTGCCTAAGATGTATTCGCCAGTTTTACAAGTACTGTAGTTTTGATCACCATTATCCAAACATTATTAGTGCATCCCTCGTACTCAGGTAACACTACTGCTACAAGAtctcacatgtttttggcgTTGTCCCTGAGGCCAATTGCGTTccaccaaaacaattattctttttaatttaatgcGGACAATAAATCAAGATGTTGGCATTTTCCTGTTTTATTGCttagttttgtttgttatttttctttaatttctctACGTTTCAGCTTAATAATTTCATCAGTTAACTCAATTGAGCTGAAATATGTCCCTCCTCAGCCACCAAGGTTGTAAAAATTTCTCAGGATGTACTAATGACAACAAAAAGTTGTTAGAACAGATATTTTGTCCTTTAGCCTAAGGATAAAGAATGTAAAGTGCCTTAAAAATACTGAATATCAAGACAAATAGCTCCATAATTTCTCCTCGTTTGCAAATTGTAAAGCAATTATTAAAACTCATCCGTCCCCTCAATGTTTGTGATCCCTGTCGAAACGTTGGCCTTCAGAGGCATCTCCTGATCAAGTCAGACTAgttatgaaatttgaaatacttctGCCACCAGTTGATTAGATTGCAGAAATTACCAGCGCGGCAATGTCACCATCTTGACGATGTTTTGTCTTTCAGCCCGAGGGTAATGAACATCGAGAACATTTTCGATACACCAAGTTATTTGGTCTGATCCCTAGTTTTCAAGTCGGCAATGCGGCAAAAAGAAATACTTGAAAAAGGAAATTCAATTCACTGTATGCGAATGTAGTGTATGGCGTTTTTTATTGAGTTGGAAAAACGGTTCCTCGTTTTCGATAACAAAAAGAACAGTTAGTTTTCAAAAGAGCACAATTTAAAGATAAAATGAGTATATTTTGGAAAGACGAACTatttttgcataaaaaaaattggtttcatcaaacgagttcataaaGGCCGAATAACCTCTGTGAAAGACTTGGAAAGCTAGCGTTTTGAGgtttagcccttcatcagagcttAAAGCACGCGAGGTTTTTGAGCAATGGACAGCAACAAGAAGTGAGCTGTTTAACTTaccttcacactaccacatttatattgttaagaaCTTTTAATTTTCACTAGTGAAGACGATCACTATGAAAATCTGGGAGATCACTGTTCCGGTAAGGGAAATATTCACCGTTGCTCAAAAGCGTCGATTGCTCGAGCTCGGTAATATCACTTTTGAGTCAAAACATAGTTAACTATGGTCAAAACCAGCAAGTTAATTCAGCGCTGATCCATAGCTTACATTGTAATACAATGCGTTAGGAacttttagactgcgagtagtctctagAGCTGTCTGTGAGAAAAATTATAAGGATCTATTACTCTGGGTTTCTAGATTGCGAGTAGACTCTTATTTCTCCAAAAAATAAGAGAGCATGCTAAATACACGCGTCGCGTGTTCTGTAAGTGTCGCGCGACCCGTGTATTTCGCTCCATGTCTTATCTTTCGCCGAAATTCAATAGATACTTTCCGCAGTCGAGGAAATTTTGATAACAAATATTGTGAATTCGCTCCTGTGGCAACTCAAACAGTAGTACAACTGTAGTAGTAATTATGATGAATTATCCAAACACTAATTGCCATTCCGTGCATTCAACTAAAAGTACCGCTTTGTGAATGATATCGCGTGATATTTGCGTTTTCCCTGGAGCCAATTCCGTTTCACcaagacaattattcttttcaatttgatgcGGATAATAACTCAAGATGTTcctgtcattattattatattattattaatatcattatcaATTGGTTTGCAAAAAGAGAATACTCAATCCTACAGCCTTAGATGAAGACAAAATGTAGCTTGAAACCTAGAAAAGAAATTGTAAAACTCTACCAAACTTCAAAGGAGCCAGTGACTTCCTTCTTGGCAGGCTAATTTTTGTAAGGATACGACCCTGTGAGATCTGAAGCATGAATTTTCGTGTTGTTTGTAATTGGTGCAAATACCACAAATGTtatcaaaaaattattttgcgaGCCAGTTTCAGCTCCATTCGATCAGTTAAATCAATGAAGCTTAAGTTATGTCTTTCCTCTGCCAATAAGGTTTCCGAAAGTTCTCAGGAAGTACTGGTAAAAACAAAATGCTTTTGTCCTTTAGCCTGAGGATAAATAGCGACACCATAGGTGATCTAGAAGCGTCGGAAAGAGATATCGTCTTATGGAGACGATGATAAAGCAAACACTCATTGTTTCATGGCAATCGCTGCGTGAAGGCGCAAGGACTATTATTCCGGCCATTTTAAGTAAACAGAACATGTTTTGTAGCCCGCGGGTCTGtgaagtaaaataaataaacagcaaGAGGTTATCTAGAAGCCTCATCCTGATACCTACGAAACTTTAAAGTCAACTATTAGGCGCAAAGGATTAATCTTGTGTCTTTAAAAAAGGAAGTCAGTAGAAATGAATGTAGAAACCGGTGTTGTTTTCACAGTTGCGCTTTTCGAGAATTTGACCTCTGCGGAATGTGTTGCTGCAAATGATTGTTCCCTAAATAGCGACGACGAGGAGGGGttcttttttgccaaaaagATACGGGAAGCAAGTTTAAACTGTTTAAATGAAGTCGTTCCGATAATTTCTGtataaaaaatttttgtattatttcTCACATGTTTATATGAATGGTGCATAACTACTTGGAACATATCGTGTGTATTCCTTTTTACGAGGCTAAGGTCAGCACGGGTCAATGAAATTTATGAATGAAACGTTCGACTGCTGTGATAACGGTGCCTTATATAGAAAGTAATTAGTTTAACAGCATTAAACACTTTGCTGGTTGTCAATTTCAACCTACAAAAGGACGCCAGTTCAAAGATTTTTGCCACTCTCAGATCAGAAGCAAAGACGAACGATCGAATGCAAAAATGGACTGCACGGCAATCAAGGAAGCGATCAGTCCCAAAACTTTAAACAAATTCACATACGCACTTCTCCTATGTTGGATTGTAGTCGGTACCATTCTCTGTGGAGCATTCTCAGAGATTGAAATCAGTGAGCCGAGATACGATTTTCGATGTAATGGGACAGACGACATCGACAAAGATTTCCTGCGAGGAAAGTGCTATCGTCAATACCGGCTTCAAAATCATAAACTCGGCGTTCCCCCTTACGCCTTTATCCTAATGAACGTTTCTACAATTCCAATTGTGACCTTGATCTACTCACTATGCGTCCGGTCAACAGTTGATAAACTCGAACGAAGCCATCAAGATAACAATAAAGAACAGAGGGACAAAAGACGATGCCTTTTCATCAAATACCTTTCTCATCTTGTTGCCAACATTGCTTTCCAGTTAACTTTCTTCGTCTTGCTAGAGATGCATCTATTTTATCCCAAGGACTTTCCATCAGACTTCTCTTGTGTTATCAAAATTCTTTCGGTTAAACGAACACAGTCTATCATCTGTAACACGACAAGAGCGGATGAGAAGAATATCTGGACTACAGCTGTGCAGGTAATAAATGGATTGTTTGCGTTTTGCGCATTCGTAGAGACTATTTGGATCTTATCGCGAGCTAGAAATGGAAAACCATTCACGGAAAATTGGAAGTTTTATTCTGATCATTTGAAATCCAACTCAGAGGAAGTGGGCCGAGCACAATCAGAAGCGACGCCTTCAGTTATTGTGGAAAGTTTAACACTACATCCACCTATCAATACAGCTTACGCGCAACGGACGGAGGGCACTGAAATAACATTGTCTTCGGAACACCCTCAAGCGCACAAGGATTTCAACAGTGCGATACAGACACTGAAAGAGGATTGCGTACGGGGCACTGAAGAGCTGATTGATCTTAAACAACCTTTTCGACGACCAAATCCTGGCGAAGGCCACATACATGATCTCAAAATCGACGAGATTTATGTCAATGTAGCAATCCATGAAGGAAGAGCTCTCCATAACTTGAAGAAAGACAGGCGGGAACAGCTCAAAGAGTACCCGCCAGATGCAAACGACTGCCACTTCGCAAAACCAGAGAATATTATCGACAAAAAGCACGCAAATGTTCTCCTTGTTGGTCGGCCTGGGATAGGAAAGACATCATTGAGCACGAAGATGCTTCGTCTTTGGGCAACTGATCAAGCTTTTAATGAAGACCATCACGAGAAATCTCACTTTAACATTGTATTCCTCGTAAAGTTTAGGCACTTTAATGATAACGCAGCGTTGAGCCTTCATGAGCTGTTGGCTCGCGCAGAAACAGTCCAGCGTTTGGATGATTCTGTTTTGGAGTTTGTCCAAAACGAACCTACcaaagttcttttaatttttgatggactggatgaatattcaagaaaagaggaTATCAACGCCCAACAACATGACCAAAGTTACAAGAACAatgtggaagaaaagatgccCCTTTCCGTTTTGTATAACAAACTGGCGGCGGGAAAACTTCTTCGTGGTGCGAGCATACTAACAACAACAAGACCAAAAGCTGCGGAATATGTTGAACACGTAACTTTTCAGAGAACAGTGGAAATTCTCGGATTTACGTCCACAAATGTTGAAGAGTACGTCGAGAGATTTTCTCAAGATTTCACGGgagcaaaggagaaaatttgggaacacatcaagtccaacGCAAATCTCTTTTCATTGTGCTACATCCCAGTgaactgttttctcatttgccactgcttgcttcaaattttcctgtCCGGTTCTTCCCAGCAGCTCCCGACAAAAATAACAGACATTTATCAAATGACCGTAAAGATGGTCTTCTTCAAACACAACAGGGAAAACTTGTCTTTAGAGGAACtcgaaaagttgaagaaaacgCACATGTatgagccatttgaaaacttccctgaaaaacttcaaaaactcTTCTACAGACTTGGAGAAATCGCTTTTAAGGGGATTAAGGAAGGAAGActgctctttgaatcaagcgaagtcagtgggTTGGAAGAATGCGGACTGCTTCATAAACTGCCAGACGTACAATCAAAGCGATCATTGAACGAACCGCCaaagtcccaattctgtttCACTCACCTGACGGTGCAAGAATTTTTTGCAGCAAAGCATCTGGTGGACACcaagacaaaaaggaaaattgaaagATTTGTGCGCAAGCATATCAATGATGGCACATGGCAAGTGGTACTGCAATTCGTAGCCGGATTGCTGAAGAGCTCACTAGGTAGCGACATTTTTATTAAATTGTTGCCGAAGAGAAAAAACTTTCATACTTCAGAAGCAAAAACACTGACCTCTTGGCCTACGACAGAAGAAGACAGAGATCTAGCTGTTCAAGTATGTAAGTGTCTGTACGAGATAAACGATGAACGTCAACcagtattacaaaacaaaataactgGACTTAAATTCAACATGGTACAATTTGGTTTATGTTCACTAGCACCTATTGATATTGCTGCTCtcttacatttcttagaaaatgcTGAAGAAGTTTTCGCCATTAATTTCCAGAGCAGTGAGTTGGGTGACTTCGGtgcaaacgaagtgaaaaaatttatttttaacagaGAACGCAAACTAATATACTTAGACGTCGCTAACACCAGcctcaccgacaacgcagcgaaggatttcgctgcagcacttaagcacagtaattgtaaactaaaattgTTAAAACTCAGTTTTAACAAGTTCAtggacaacgcagcgaaggatttcgctgcagcacttaagcacagtaattgtaaactagaatttTTAGACCTCCAAgaaaacaacttcaccgacaatgcagcgaaggatttcgctgcagcacttcagcacagtaattgtaaactagaatcgttatacctcagtggtaacaacttcaccgacaacgcagcgaaggatttcgctgcagcacttaagcacagtaattgcaAACTAAAATTGTTACAACTCAGTTTTAACAAGTTCATGGACAatgcagcgaaggatttcgctgcagcacttcagcacagtaattgtaaactagaatcgttagacctcagtagtaacaacttcaccgacaacgcagcgaaggatctcgctgcagcacttaagcacagtaattgtaaactagaatcgttagacctcagtatTAACAACTtgaccgacaacgcagcgaaggatttcgctgcagcacttgagcacagtaattgtaaactaaaatcgttaaaCCTCATGGATAACAACTTCAcggacaacgcagcgaaggatttcgctgcagcacttcagcacagtaattgtaaactaaaatcgttaaaCCTCATGGATAACAACTTCACGGACAAcccagcgaaggatttcgctgcagcacttgggcacagtaattgtaaactagaaaagTTATACCTCAGTcgtaacaacttcaccgacaactcagcgaaggatttcgctgcagcacttgagcacagtaattgtaaactaaaatcgttaaaCCTCATGGATAACAACTTCAcggacaacgcagcgaaggatttcgctgcagcagttaagcacagtaattgtaaactagaatcgttaaacCTCAGTAGTAAGAAGTTCACAGAGGAGGGACGCCGGTATTTAAAAGACGCGGGAAATCAAAGTAATTGCAAAGTTCATGTAGGAAAAGACTAAACCCTTAACATGCTTAACCCTTTCATTGAAAGCTCATAGAATTTGAAATCATGTACTAATAGCGGATAAGATAAAAGGTGAAATTAAAAAGGAACCATGGATATACACAACATAAGAGGCTCAAACACGAAAGAGCCATCAACAAATACACAAgcaatttgcaagaaaaaaataccACAACAAGTTTCATAACAATAGTCATTTATTACATTACCAAGAATTTagaaatcaatttgattttgaaagtcagcTCACCACAAAGAGAGTCACTAAGAGAAGATGATCAGATATTTTCAAAAGTTCTCAAAGTTGGATGTGTCCATGGTCTGAGCTCTGCTGCTTTCACTTCGTGCCCAAGGAACCCTTATTATGtacaaagtttttcttttttcatcttcAGTGGTTCGTCATTTTATGCACAAAATCTGTCTTGTAAAGGTATGATGTTACAATTATTGCATCTGACAAGATGAAGATATTGAAGAAGAATAGTGAAGTGTCTGATATATGGATCCAAAGGCACCAATCAGATTTCtttaaaatgaaccaatcaggaaATTGTGGAGAAACATCTTGATTCCTAAGGGGTCAGACAAGAACCAATAAGGAAAAAGCACAGTGAAATTTGGATCCTAAAATTTTCAGACTTGTTCTCAATTATTAATCAAAATTTAACTTTTCACTTATCAATTATTTATAGTTAAAATaggtttcattaataattattgtaaggttGTGAATATGTAGTTCAGGTAATTGCCAATGGTGGACTTTTGCCAAAGATCGTTTG
The nucleotide sequence above comes from Acropora muricata isolate sample 2 chromosome 12, ASM3666990v1, whole genome shotgun sequence. Encoded proteins:
- the LOC136893058 gene encoding NACHT, LRR and PYD domains-containing protein 9-like, coding for MDCTAIKEAISPKTLNKFTYALLLCWIVVGTILCGAFSEIEISEPRYDFRCNGTDDIDKDFLRGKCYRQYRLQNHKLGVPPYAFILMNVSTIPIVTLIYSLCVRSTVDKLERSHQDNNKEQRDKRRCLFIKYLSHLVANIAFQLTFFVLLEMHLFYPKDFPSDFSCVIKILSVKRTQSIICNTTRADEKNIWTTAVQVINGLFAFCAFVETIWILSRARNGKPFTENWKFYSDHLKSNSEEVGRAQSEATPSVIVESLTLHPPINTAYAQRTEGTEITLSSEHPQAHKDFNSAIQTLKEDCVRGTEELIDLKQPFRRPNPGEGHIHDLKIDEIYVNVAIHEGRALHNLKKDRREQLKEYPPDANDCHFAKPENIIDKKHANVLLVGRPGIGKTSLSTKMLRLWATDQAFNEDHHEKSHFNIVFLVKFRHFNDNAALSLHELLARAETVQRLDDSVLEFVQNEPTKVLLIFDGLDEYSRKEDINAQQHDQSYKNNVEEKMPLSVLYNKLAAGKLLRGASILTTTRPKAAEYVEHVTFQRTVEILGFTSTNVEEYVERFSQDFTGAKEKIWEHIKSNANLFSLCYIPVNCFLICHCLLQIFLSGSSQQLPTKITDIYQMTVKMVFFKHNRENLSLEELEKLKKTHMYEPFENFPEKLQKLFYRLGEIAFKGIKEGRLLFESSEVSGLEECGLLHKLPDVQSKRSLNEPPKSQFCFTHLTVQEFFAAKHLVDTKTKRKIERFVRKHINDGTWQVVLQFVAGLLKSSLGSDIFIKLLPKRKNFHTSEAKTLTSWPTTEEDRDLAVQVCKCLYEINDERQPVLQNKITGLKFNMVQFGLCSLAPIDIAALLHFLENAEEVFAINFQSSELGDFGANEVKKFIFNRERKLIYLDVANTSLTDNAAKDFAAALKHSNCKLKLLKLSFNKFMDNAAKDFAAALKHSNCKLEFLDLQENNFTDNAAKDFAAALQHSNCKLESLYLSGNNFTDNAAKDFAAALKHSNCKLKLLQLSFNKFMDNAAKDFAAALQHSNCKLESLDLSSNNFTDNAAKDLAAALKHSNCKLESLDLSINNLTDNAAKDFAAALEHSNCKLKSLNLMDNNFTDNAAKDFAAALQHSNCKLKSLNLMDNNFTDNPAKDFAAALGHSNCKLEKLYLSRNNFTDNSAKDFAAALEHSNCKLKSLNLMDNNFTDNAAKDFAAAVKHSNCKLESLNLSSKKFTEEGRRYLKDAGNQSNCKVHVGKD